The following are encoded in a window of Torulaspora globosa chromosome 4, complete sequence genomic DNA:
- a CDS encoding uncharacterized protein (ancestral locus Anc_3.320): MPSTLYKQSSNFTHSTGSFLKSAPVELTTVSGYNDFIERLNKKDGGQISTILSEDKSQGYVLQDGETIATIHGEAKDYLLSLGGVTDQ, encoded by the coding sequence ATGCCATCTACTCTATACAAGCAAAGCTCTAATTTTACGCATTCCACCGGTTCGTTTCTGAAAAGCGCACCTGTTGAGCTAACCACGGTGTCCGGGTACAacgatttcatcgaaaggctgaacaagaaggacgGTGGCCAAATATCGACCATTTTAAGCGAAGATAAATCACAGGGATATGTCCTTCAGGACGGTGAGACGATCGCTACGATACACGGCGAAGCTAAGGATTACTTGTTGAGTCTGGGTGGCGTGACGGACCAATAG